From the Lactobacillus sp. PV034 genome, the window CAATTCTTTACCACTTACCGTATCCAATAAACAAGCTGGTTCTTGGAGCTTTTCATGCCAAATTAACCGTTGATAAGACACCGACGTTAAACTATTAAATAATTCACTTTTATTAATTCCTAGCCCTTCTAAACGACTAATGGTTTGAAGTGAGCTTTTGGCATGGACAGTTGCTAATACTAAATGGCCACTGAGAGCTGCATTTACTGCCATTTTTGCTGTTTTTTCATCTCGTATTTCGCCAATTATTAAAATATCTGGTCTATTTCGAAGAGCAGCTTTTAAAAGTTTTAAGTAATCAATATTTGCTTTTGGATTTATTTGAGTTTGTAAAAAGCGACTCTCATATATTTCAACTGGATCTTCAATAGTCATTACAATTTTATCTTTTCCTAAACTCCGAGCTAGTTGATACATTGTAGATGTTTTACCTGAACCTGTTGGACCACTTGTAATTACTAATCCCCTTTTTTGACATAAATTCTTTAATTCATCAATTTGTTCTTCAAAAAAATAATTATTCTTCTTAGCACCATAAATTAGACGAATTACTAATGCTTCTTGATTTAAAAAATTTCCAGTACTAGAAAATCTTAAATATACCTTTTCATTCCTTATCTCTTTCTTTAAAGCTCCAACTTGTGGTCGCCGATGTTCAGCAATATCCATTTCTCCAATAAATTTAAAATAGCTAATTAATTCATTTCCTTCTTGTTTATCAACCTTCTTTAAATTTTTAATACCAGTATTGGTTCGTACATTTATCTCAAAATACTCAGTATGGGGAAAAATAAAAATATCACTACTAGAATTTTTAACTGCTAACTCTAATATTTCTTTTGCTAATTTTTTAGTTTCCATATTTTTTCTTTCTTTAATTAATTTGGATCCACTTTAACTTACGCAAAAAGTAAAAATTTATTTTTAAATATCAAAAGTATTTTGTAAAAGATGTTTAAGCTAATAAAAAAGAGAACAATAAATTCTTAAGCGAATTTATCATTCTCATTTCTACTAAATATTAATTTGAATACTCTTATTCTCTTAAATAGGCTCTAATATGTAACCAATCTTTCTGAATCTCTTCCTGCAATTTACGTCGATATAATACTGCAGCAGGATGATATTCAAGAATAAGTGTATATGTTTTATTCGACCATTCATAACTATTTTTCTTTTCATTTAATTGTAAGATAGATTGATTTTTTAATACCTTGCCATGATCTTGAGAAATTTTATATCCTGGTCCTAACAGCCTACTAATAGCTGTTGATCCCATTGCCACAATCATCTTCGGATTCACCTGATTTAATTCATAGTCAAACAGGGGTGCATGAGCTAATATTTCTTTTTTTGTAGGTTTTCGATTAGGATATTTTATGATTTCTTTATTTAACTTTTTATCAAAAACAACTTTCTTACTATACGGCCTACTTCTAACAACTGATGTGATATACACATCCTCTCGTTTTAATCCCAATAACGATAAAGAATTCATCAGTTCTTTGCCAGAGCTTCCATTAAAAGGAATATTAGTTTTTATTTCATTACGGCCGGGAGCTTCTCCAACAAGCATTAACTTAGGATTTATTGGCCCAGCTCCTTCATTTATTCCTTCTAATTGCATCCCTTGACTTCGTTCTTTTACCTCTTCCAACAATTCTTCTGGATATTTCATTCTAATTATCCTACCATCTCTATTATTCTTTATATTTTCTTATTAGTCAGCTACTTCTACTTTAAGTATCCCATCTATTTTTCTCAATAAAAATTAAAAAGAACTAGTCTAAAAAAGCGATGAATTTTAAAATTCATCGCTTTTCTTAAATTGAGAAAATCATTCTCTTAATTATTCATCTTCCTCGGCTGCTGCAGTGTAAACGTTAGAAACATCATCACTATCTTCTAAAGCATCAATCAAATTATTAAATTGATCTTTCTTATCTGCAGGAACTGGAGTAGTATTTTGAGGAATCATAGTTAATTCCGCATTAGCAAGCTTGTAGCCAGCCTTTTCTAAGCTATCTCTAACATCAGTAAATTGCTTAGCATCAGTATAGATTTCATAAGCATCATCACTAGTTTGCAAATCGTCTGCACCTGCATCCATTACATCAAGTAACATTTGATCTTCATCAGCATCAGTAGTTGAACGATCAATTACAATGTAACCTTTTCTATCAAACATGTAGGCAACAGAACCGGTAGCACCAAGAGAACCACCATTACGAGTGAAAGCAACACGAACATCAGAAGCAGTACGGTTCTTGTTATCAGTCAATGCTTCAACTAAAATTGCTACACCACCTGGTGCATAACCTTCATAAGTAATTTCGTCATAGTGCTCGTCAGAGCCACCTTCGGCCTTTTTAATTGCACGTTCAATATTACTCTTTGGCATGTTAGCTGCACGAGCCTTATCCATTACCAAACGTAAAGCAGGGTTTCCGGAAGGGTCAGGACCACCACTCTTTGCAGCCATATAAATTTCACGAGATAACTTTTGGAATACCTTACCTCTTTTAGCGTCTTGCGCATTCTTGCGGCCTTGAATATTGTGCCATTTTGAATGTCCTGACATAAGAATCCTTCTTTCTTTTCATAAATATTGTATAACCTTGTTAATCTTAACGCAGTATGCCATTAAATTCAATTCGATTAACAAGCATTTTTTTGATTTATGTAATTTCTTATCAAATAGATTATCATGCAAATCAATATGGCAGCTAACGCACCACTAGAATCTAACACTACATCATGAATACTTGGAGTACGATCGCCAGTTAATAGTTGATGAAATTCATCGCAAAATGCTACAAAAATCGTACCTAGCCATATTAATAAAGGGCCACCCCAACTTTTAAAAATTTTATTTAATCCCAACGAACTAAAGAGTCCTAACAAGAAAAAGCTACCAAAATGAGCCATTTTACGCATTACAAATTGTGTCATCTCTGCACTACCATCTAATTGTGCATTATGCCAGCGACCACCATAATATATATTCCAGTGACCTACCCATGCTTCCATAAATGGCAAATATCTATGGATAAAACCTGGTTTCATTTCTTGTTGATGATACGTCATTGAACTTGACATAAATAAGAAAAGTAGGTCAAGCACCATTAACACAATAAAAATTACTCGCCAATTTTTTTTCATCTTTGTTTCCTCCCACTTATCCTTAACCTAATTCTCTTACTAACAAATTTTTATATATTTTCAAGACTTTATTTTTGATTTAATAAAATCTTAGTTCATAATAAAAGTTGAAAAGAGAAATCTAAATAATTTCCCAAATATATTTATTAACAAAAAGGAGATAATATTTATGTTTACAACAATTTTTTGGATTTTAGCTATTTGGTTTGTCATTAACGTTATTTGGATGTGGTTCCAACTCAACAACAAGACTTTACAAAAGACTTTTGCATGGATTAACGTTGCAGCAATTATTATTGGTTTCTGGGTTTACTACGGTGTAAGCCACGACGGTAACCCAGTTGCTGGTTGGTTCATTGCAATGAACTGGATCAACATTGTGGTTGCCTGCATCCAATTCTACTTTGGCTACCGTTCAAATAACTAAATTAGTAAATAGCAGAAAAATATTTAATTAAAGGGTATGACTATTTTGATAAAGATGGTTATATCCTTTTTTGCTTTTTGAATATGCTACAATTAAATATTAAAGGAGTCAATAATGTTTGAAAATCAATTTAATTCAATTTTAAGTAATTTGGATGAAGTAAAAACTTCATCTGCTGCTAACCAAACATTTTTTAAACAATTTAAAAAACAAGTTGTAGCTATAATTCAGAAAAGCGAACACCCTGAGCAAACAGAAAAACAGGTCAAAGATCATTTAACTCAAATTAATCTTTTATTAGAAAACATCAACTCTACTCAAGAAAATGAATCAATCAAAAAGAAAATTCAAAAACTTATTCAGCAATTATTTAATTTAGAGTTAGTTCAAGCTCTAAATCTTAACCTTACAGGCATCAGTGAATTGCACTTAAACTATCATATTGGGGACTTAATTATTTTACCCACTACTGCTCCAAATGCTACCTTGTGTGATTGGATGTCCAGAGATATTTCTAAATTACACTCTACCATCGAAAAAGTTGGTAATGTGATTAAAATAACTCAAGGCCCGCGTAAACACGTTGGTATATTTAAAAACAAAGTAATTTTATTTTTACCATTAGATTATACAGGATTTATTACTATTAGAAACGAATCTGATCAAATCTATGGTGCCAACTTACATAGTGATTGTATGGTTGATATTACTTCAATTACAGGAAATGTTTTATTAAATAATTTTCATGTTAAACGTCTTCAAGCTGATCTAACCTCAGGAAATATTCTTCTTACTAATTGCCAAGCCCAGGATATTCATGTCAACACACATTCTGGAAATATTACTACTATTAATGTAAAAGATACCAAACCTGATGCTGAAACCCTTTTAACTTCCACAAGTGGAAATATTAAATTAGATGATTTTTCTACGAATAGATTAGTTATTGAGACTAAGAGCGGAAATATTCATGCTGAAAGTCTCTTCAAGTCTGATTGTGATTTCTCTACCTTTTCTGGAAATATAAAAATATATAATTTAACTAATAGTGGAAATATAAGAAGTAACTCAGGGAAGATCAAACTTACTTTAAGTCCTAATTTTAATGAGATCCTTAAAGTAAAGACTATACTTAGTCCTATTAAGATCACAGTCGATGATAATTTTCCTCTTCAATTTCATGCAAAAGGAAAACTAGCTGCAATTACTTTACCCTTAGATGCAATCCTTTTTGACAATTCTAATTACGATAAGATTGATGGTTACTTAATTGACGAAAAAGCTTCCGCTTCAATTTATCTTGAATCAGAACATGGTACTATCGATGTCATGACAGAAAACTAAATTTATTTTAAAACACCTACTCTGAGAACTAATTTTCTGAAGTGCCTCATAATTGTTAGACATAAATCTAACGATTATGAGGTATTTTTTTATGACTAAATATTCTAATGAATTTAAAATACAGATTGTTTCTGAATTCTTTGATCATCAAAATTCAATGACAGGATTAAGTAAAAAATACAATGTTCCTTTATCTATGGTGCGTACCTGGATTCATCAAACTGAAGAAAATGGCCTTGACTCTCTTAAAGTTAAACATAAGAAAATGATCTATTCTCCTGAGTTTAAGTTAAATGTGATACGCTACTACTTAAATAATCCTAATTTAGGAAAAATTCCAGTAGCTACCAAGTTCAATATAAACGTTTCTCAGGTTTACACTTGGGTTAAAAAATTTAAAAAAGAAGGTATGGCTGGATTACTTCCTAAGCAGAAAGGACGTCCATCTAAAATGCCTAAGAAAACTAAAAAGAAACAAGCTCAAAAGATAAAACTTAGCGAAAAACAAAAATATGAAGAAAAGATTATTAAGCAAGAAGCTGAGATAGAAAAATTAAAACTGGAGAATCTTGTCTTAAAAAAAGTGGCTG encodes:
- a CDS encoding VanZ family protein, with the protein product MKKNWRVIFIVLMVLDLLFLFMSSSMTYHQQEMKPGFIHRYLPFMEAWVGHWNIYYGGRWHNAQLDGSAEMTQFVMRKMAHFGSFFLLGLFSSLGLNKIFKSWGGPLLIWLGTIFVAFCDEFHQLLTGDRTPSIHDVVLDSSGALAAILICMIIYLIRNYINQKNAC
- the comGA gene encoding competence type IV pilus ATPase ComGA; this encodes METKKLAKEILELAVKNSSSDIFIFPHTEYFEINVRTNTGIKNLKKVDKQEGNELISYFKFIGEMDIAEHRRPQVGALKKEIRNEKVYLRFSSTGNFLNQEALVIRLIYGAKKNNYFFEEQIDELKNLCQKRGLVITSGPTGSGKTSTMYQLARSLGKDKIVMTIEDPVEIYESRFLQTQINPKANIDYLKLLKAALRNRPDILIIGEIRDEKTAKMAVNAALSGHLVLATVHAKSSLQTISRLEGLGINKSELFNSLTSVSYQRLIWHEKLQEPACLLDTVSGKELQMAILNDERDDFISWKEHITKLRKEKIINEEQFSFFEKG
- a CDS encoding DUF4097 family beta strand repeat-containing protein; its protein translation is MFENQFNSILSNLDEVKTSSAANQTFFKQFKKQVVAIIQKSEHPEQTEKQVKDHLTQINLLLENINSTQENESIKKKIQKLIQQLFNLELVQALNLNLTGISELHLNYHIGDLIILPTTAPNATLCDWMSRDISKLHSTIEKVGNVIKITQGPRKHVGIFKNKVILFLPLDYTGFITIRNESDQIYGANLHSDCMVDITSITGNVLLNNFHVKRLQADLTSGNILLTNCQAQDIHVNTHSGNITTINVKDTKPDAETLLTSTSGNIKLDDFSTNRLVIETKSGNIHAESLFKSDCDFSTFSGNIKIYNLTNSGNIRSNSGKIKLTLSPNFNEILKVKTILSPIKITVDDNFPLQFHAKGKLAAITLPLDAILFDNSNYDKIDGYLIDEKASASIYLESEHGTIDVMTEN
- a CDS encoding uracil-DNA glycosylase is translated as MKYPEELLEEVKERSQGMQLEGINEGAGPINPKLMLVGEAPGRNEIKTNIPFNGSSGKELMNSLSLLGLKREDVYITSVVRSRPYSKKVVFDKKLNKEIIKYPNRKPTKKEILAHAPLFDYELNQVNPKMIVAMGSTAISRLLGPGYKISQDHGKVLKNQSILQLNEKKNSYEWSNKTYTLILEYHPAAVLYRRKLQEEIQKDWLHIRAYLRE
- a CDS encoding YebC/PmpR family DNA-binding transcriptional regulator, giving the protein MSGHSKWHNIQGRKNAQDAKRGKVFQKLSREIYMAAKSGGPDPSGNPALRLVMDKARAANMPKSNIERAIKKAEGGSDEHYDEITYEGYAPGGVAILVEALTDNKNRTASDVRVAFTRNGGSLGATGSVAYMFDRKGYIVIDRSTTDADEDQMLLDVMDAGADDLQTSDDAYEIYTDAKQFTDVRDSLEKAGYKLANAELTMIPQNTTPVPADKKDQFNNLIDALEDSDDVSNVYTAAAEEDE